From a region of the Leucoraja erinacea ecotype New England chromosome 6, Leri_hhj_1, whole genome shotgun sequence genome:
- the LOC129698402 gene encoding serpin H1-like has translation MWLTKSLALSLAIAMASAAAEERSAHVAVLADGSLALGLKLYHAMAKDKGTGNILLSPVMLASSLGTVALGAQGTTASEAKSLLGMGKVEDGEFHRSVSQLLAGVGDPAARNGTWKTGSHIYGPTSVKFTKDFVQNSKKHYGLEHSKINFRDKKGALKSINEWAAKTTESKLPEITKDLEKTDGTVIINAIYFKPHWNERFHHKMVDQRSFTVTRSESIAIKMMHRTGLYNFYKDETNQVYVVEMPLSRELSSVIFIMPFQLQDLGKIEKVLNKEQIEGWVNKLQRRALAISLPKGIFGVSHQLQKHLGGVGLAAAVDKSKADLSKISGKKDLYLASVIHGTAWEWDTEGDPFDPFIYNGEVLKDPEIFYVDHPFIFLVKDKKSGAILFIGRLVRPDGRKMHDEL, from the exons ATGTGGCTGACGAAGTCCTTGGCTCTCAGCCTGGCGATCGCCATGGCTTCGGCCGCGGCGGAGGAGCGTAGCGCGCACGTGGCCGTGCTGGCGGATGGTAGCCTGGCGCTGGGATTGAAGCTGTACCACGCCATGGCCAAGGACAAAGGCACCGGCAACATCCTGCTGTCCCCCGTGATGCTGGCCTCCTCGCTGGGGACCGTGGCGCTCGGAGCCCAGGGCACCACCGCCTCGGAGGCAAAGTCTCTGctcggcatgggcaaggtggaaGACGGCGAGTTCCACCGCTCGGTGTCCCAGCTCCTGGCGGGGGTGGGAGACCCCGCGGCCCGCAACGGCACCTGGAAGACCGGCAGCCATATCTACGGCCCCACCTCCGTGAAATTCACCAAGGACTTTGTGCAGAACAGCAAGAAGCACTACGGCCTGGAGCACTCCAAGATCAACTTCAGGGACAAGAAGGGGGCGCTGAAGTCCATCAATGAGTGGGCAGCCAAGACCACCGAGAGCAAGCTCCCCGAGATCACcaaggacctggagaaaaccgacgGAACCGTAATCATCAACGCCATCTATTTCAAAC CTCACTGGAACGAGAGGTTCCACCACAAGATGGTGGACCAGCGAAGCTTCACCGTCACCCGCTCTGAATCCATCGCCATCAAAATGATGCACCGCACAG GCTTGTACAACTTCTACAAGGACGAAACTAACCAGGTGTATGTGGTGGAGATGCCGTTGTCCCGAGAACTCTCCAGTGTCATCTTCATCATGCCCTTCCAACTGCAAGACCTGGGCAAGATCGAGAAGGTGCTGAACAAGGAGCAGATCGAGGGATGGGTCAACAAACTGCAGAGGCgagcactggccatctccttgCCAAAGGGCATATTCGGGGTCAGCCATCAGCTCCAG AAACATCTGGGCGGCGTTGGTTTGGCCGCGGCTGTCGACAAGAGCAAGGCCGACTTGTCCAAAATATCAGGGAAGAAGGACCTCTACCTGGCCAGTGTCATCCACGGCACTGCCTGGGAGTGGGACACAGAGGGGGACCCCTTCGACCCTTTCATCTACAATGGGGAGGTGCTGAAGGACCCGGAGATTTTCTACGTCGACCATCCCTTCATCTTCCTGGTGAAGGACAAGAAGTCCGGTGCGATCCTCTTCATCGGCAGGCTGGTACGGCCAGATGGGCGCAAGATGCACGACGAGCTGTAG